The following are encoded together in the Bacteroidota bacterium genome:
- a CDS encoding long-chain fatty acid--CoA ligase, with protein sequence MEVTRVFELLENYQSLVSDKPDALAGKVNGQWVKYSLKDFVRLSYELAAGLIEAGIKPGDRIGLISNNRPEWNISDFGAQLAGAVSVPVYPTVSDSDLKFIFNDSGVSMVLLSSQDLVEKVKAATTDLPGFKGIYSFEKTEGVPHWSELTNAGAKTPHKETIEQIKKNTQTDDLLTLLYTSGTTGTPKGVMLTHRNLSSNFTTLCNLPPVDSSCRALSFLPLNHSYERIIVYVYILKGVSIYYAESLETIGDNMREIKPHIFSCVPRLLEKVYDRIVNKGAELTGIKRKLFFWAISLGEKYDNREGVNSWFYKRQLALASKLIFSKWREALGGNVRGAISGGAALNPRLARIFWAAGIPVLEGYGLTETSPVIAVNNFEPNSVRFGTVGPVINGVEVKIAEDGEILCKGPNVMKGYYNRPDATAEVIDSEGWFHTGDIGHLEEGRFLKITDRKKEIFKTSGGKYIAPQALENRLKTSRFIEQSMVIGENRKYPAALVVPAFAFLRDWAARKNIKLPEENAAIIEMPEVRNRLDAEVDALNKELAQYERIKRIILLPAEWSVAGGELTPKLSLRRKIIYKANEDKIEKLYGSDND encoded by the coding sequence ATGGAAGTAACCCGCGTATTTGAACTTCTTGAAAACTATCAGTCGTTAGTAAGCGACAAACCCGATGCGCTTGCCGGCAAGGTGAATGGGCAATGGGTAAAGTACAGTCTGAAAGATTTCGTCAGACTCTCGTATGAACTTGCGGCGGGTCTTATCGAAGCCGGCATAAAGCCTGGCGATAGAATCGGCCTCATTTCCAATAACCGGCCGGAGTGGAACATCAGCGATTTCGGTGCACAACTTGCCGGTGCGGTTTCAGTTCCGGTTTATCCGACAGTTTCTGATAGTGATTTGAAATTTATTTTCAACGACTCGGGAGTTTCCATGGTATTGCTTTCCTCACAGGATCTGGTAGAGAAAGTAAAAGCAGCCACTACTGATTTGCCGGGCTTTAAAGGCATTTACAGTTTCGAAAAAACAGAAGGTGTTCCGCACTGGTCGGAACTCACAAACGCAGGTGCCAAAACACCGCATAAAGAGACAATCGAGCAGATCAAGAAAAATACCCAAACAGATGATTTGCTCACATTACTTTACACTTCGGGCACCACCGGTACACCCAAAGGTGTAATGCTTACACACCGCAACTTATCGAGTAACTTCACAACACTTTGCAACCTTCCTCCGGTTGATTCATCGTGCCGTGCGCTGAGCTTCCTTCCACTCAATCATTCCTACGAACGCATTATTGTGTACGTCTATATACTCAAGGGTGTATCTATTTATTATGCCGAAAGTCTGGAAACAATCGGCGACAATATGCGCGAGATAAAACCGCATATTTTCAGTTGTGTACCTCGTTTACTTGAAAAAGTATATGACCGTATTGTGAATAAAGGCGCCGAGCTGACCGGCATTAAACGAAAGCTGTTTTTCTGGGCCATTTCACTGGGCGAGAAATACGACAACCGTGAAGGCGTAAACAGCTGGTTTTACAAACGCCAGCTGGCACTTGCCTCCAAACTTATTTTCAGCAAATGGCGTGAGGCACTGGGCGGCAATGTACGTGGCGCCATTTCGGGTGGTGCGGCACTTAATCCGAGGCTTGCACGTATTTTCTGGGCCGCCGGTATTCCGGTACTCGAAGGTTACGGCCTAACCGAAACATCACCTGTAATTGCGGTAAACAATTTCGAACCCAACAGCGTGCGCTTTGGCACAGTTGGCCCTGTTATTAATGGCGTGGAAGTAAAAATTGCCGAAGACGGCGAAATTCTATGCAAAGGGCCCAACGTAATGAAAGGCTACTACAACCGGCCCGATGCTACCGCCGAAGTAATTGACAGCGAAGGCTGGTTCCATACCGGCGATATCGGCCATCTTGAAGAAGGGCGCTTCCTGAAAATTACCGACCGGAAAAAAGAAATTTTCAAAACTTCGGGTGGAAAATACATTGCCCCGCAGGCACTCGAAAACCGCCTCAAAACATCGCGCTTCATTGAGCAGTCGATGGTAATTGGTGAAAACCGCAAGTACCCGGCCGCTCTTGTGGTGCCCGCATTCGCATTTCTGCGCGACTGGGCAGCACGCAAGAACATTAAACTGCCCGAAGAAAATGCGGCTATTATTGAAATGCCCGAAGTGCGCAACCGCCTCGATGCCGAAGTGGACGCACTGAACAAGGAGCTTGCACAATACGAGCGTATTAAACGCATTATTCTGCTGCCCGCAGAGTGGAGCGTAGCCGGTGGCGAACTCACGCCAAAACTCAGTTTACGCCGTAAAATCATATACAAAGCCAACGAGGATAAAATTGAAAAACTCTACGGCAGCGATAATGATTAA